A part of Puntigrus tetrazona isolate hp1 chromosome 21, ASM1883169v1, whole genome shotgun sequence genomic DNA contains:
- the camlg gene encoding calcium signal-modulating cyclophilin ligand isoform X3 — MEASEEADSAAQQQNNAAQRRAEIRRRKLLLNSEERMKKIVGFSKSDADSAARVLEPRLTLDLDGMESSSKRLSPLLSESLGSVPDEAAADRLVADERSASPRRGLQKYLSRFDDAMKLRGQLSSEKTAQDGGGGDEELDSFRLFRLICSVALAVFVRIFVCQYLSIFAPFLTLELGFMGLHKYFPKVEKKSKTTMLTAALLLSGIPAEVISRSMDTYRKMSDVFSDLCVYFFIFITCHELLLLFGCDAS, encoded by the exons ATGGAGGCGAGCGAGGAGGCGGACAGCGCGGCGCAGCAGCAGAACAACGCGGCGCAGAGACGCGCCGAGATCCGCAGGAGGAAGTTATTGCTCAACTCCGAGGAGCGCATGAAGAAGATCGTGGGCTTCAGTAAGAGCGACGCGGACAGCG cagctagagtcctggAGCCGCGGCTGACGCTGGATCTGGACGGGATGGAGTCTTCTTCCAAGAGGCTGTCCCCGCTGCTGTCTGAGTCTCTGGGGAGCGTCCCGGACGAAGCGGCGGCTGACAGGCTGGTGGCAGATGAGCGCTCGGCATCTCCTCGCCGGGGTCTGCAGAAGTACCTGTCCCGCTTCGACGACGCCATGAAGCTGCGAGGACAGCTGTCCTCTGAGAAGACGGCTCAGGATGGCGGCGGCGGGGACGAGGAGCTGGACTCGTTCCGTCTCTTCCGGCTCATCTGCAGCGTGGCTCTGGCTGTCTTTGTGCGCATCTTCGTGTGCCAGTATCTG TCTATCTTCGCACCGTTCCTCACTCTGGAGCTGGGCTTCATGGGATTGCACAAGTACTTCCCAAAG GTAGAGAAGAAGAGCAAGACGACGATGCTGACCGCTGCTCTGCTGCTGTCCGGGATCCCCGCCGAGGTCATCAGCCGCTCTATGGATACCTACAGGAAAATGAGTGATGTCTTCTCTGACCTCTGCGTCTacttcttcatcttcatcacgTGTCAcgagctgctgctgctcttcGGCTGCGACGCCTCCTAA
- the camlg gene encoding calcium signal-modulating cyclophilin ligand isoform X4, translating into MEASEEADSAAQQQNNAAQRRAEIRRRKLLLNSEERMKKIVGFSKSDADSARVLEPRLTLDLDGMESSSKRLSPLLSESLGSVPDEAAADRLVADERSASPRRGLQKYLSRFDDAMKLRGQLSSEKTAQDGGGGDEELDSFRLFRLICSVALAVFVRIFVCQYLSIFAPFLTLELGFMGLHKYFPKVEKKSKTTMLTAALLLSGIPAEVISRSMDTYRKMSDVFSDLCVYFFIFITCHELLLLFGCDAS; encoded by the exons ATGGAGGCGAGCGAGGAGGCGGACAGCGCGGCGCAGCAGCAGAACAACGCGGCGCAGAGACGCGCCGAGATCCGCAGGAGGAAGTTATTGCTCAACTCCGAGGAGCGCATGAAGAAGATCGTGGGCTTCAGTAAGAGCGACGCGGACAGCG ctagagtcctggAGCCGCGGCTGACGCTGGATCTGGACGGGATGGAGTCTTCTTCCAAGAGGCTGTCCCCGCTGCTGTCTGAGTCTCTGGGGAGCGTCCCGGACGAAGCGGCGGCTGACAGGCTGGTGGCAGATGAGCGCTCGGCATCTCCTCGCCGGGGTCTGCAGAAGTACCTGTCCCGCTTCGACGACGCCATGAAGCTGCGAGGACAGCTGTCCTCTGAGAAGACGGCTCAGGATGGCGGCGGCGGGGACGAGGAGCTGGACTCGTTCCGTCTCTTCCGGCTCATCTGCAGCGTGGCTCTGGCTGTCTTTGTGCGCATCTTCGTGTGCCAGTATCTG TCTATCTTCGCACCGTTCCTCACTCTGGAGCTGGGCTTCATGGGATTGCACAAGTACTTCCCAAAG GTAGAGAAGAAGAGCAAGACGACGATGCTGACCGCTGCTCTGCTGCTGTCCGGGATCCCCGCCGAGGTCATCAGCCGCTCTATGGATACCTACAGGAAAATGAGTGATGTCTTCTCTGACCTCTGCGTCTacttcttcatcttcatcacgTGTCAcgagctgctgctgctcttcGGCTGCGACGCCTCCTAA
- the camlg gene encoding calcium signal-modulating cyclophilin ligand isoform X1, protein MEASEEADSAAQQQNNAAQRRAEIRRRKLLLNSEERMKKIVGFSKSDADSAARVLEPRLTLDLDGMESSSKRLSPLLSESLGSVPDEAAADRLVADERSASPRRGLQKYLSRFDDAMKLRGQLSSEKTAQDGGGGDEELDSFRLFRLICSVALAVFVRIFVCQYLSIFAPFLTLELGFMGLHKYFPKVCLCFGTDKVEKKSKTTMLTAALLLSGIPAEVISRSMDTYRKMSDVFSDLCVYFFIFITCHELLLLFGCDAS, encoded by the exons ATGGAGGCGAGCGAGGAGGCGGACAGCGCGGCGCAGCAGCAGAACAACGCGGCGCAGAGACGCGCCGAGATCCGCAGGAGGAAGTTATTGCTCAACTCCGAGGAGCGCATGAAGAAGATCGTGGGCTTCAGTAAGAGCGACGCGGACAGCG cagctagagtcctggAGCCGCGGCTGACGCTGGATCTGGACGGGATGGAGTCTTCTTCCAAGAGGCTGTCCCCGCTGCTGTCTGAGTCTCTGGGGAGCGTCCCGGACGAAGCGGCGGCTGACAGGCTGGTGGCAGATGAGCGCTCGGCATCTCCTCGCCGGGGTCTGCAGAAGTACCTGTCCCGCTTCGACGACGCCATGAAGCTGCGAGGACAGCTGTCCTCTGAGAAGACGGCTCAGGATGGCGGCGGCGGGGACGAGGAGCTGGACTCGTTCCGTCTCTTCCGGCTCATCTGCAGCGTGGCTCTGGCTGTCTTTGTGCGCATCTTCGTGTGCCAGTATCTG TCTATCTTCGCACCGTTCCTCACTCTGGAGCTGGGCTTCATGGGATTGCACAAGTACTTCCCAAAGGTTTGTCTCTGTTTTGGCACTGATAAA GTAGAGAAGAAGAGCAAGACGACGATGCTGACCGCTGCTCTGCTGCTGTCCGGGATCCCCGCCGAGGTCATCAGCCGCTCTATGGATACCTACAGGAAAATGAGTGATGTCTTCTCTGACCTCTGCGTCTacttcttcatcttcatcacgTGTCAcgagctgctgctgctcttcGGCTGCGACGCCTCCTAA
- the camlg gene encoding calcium signal-modulating cyclophilin ligand isoform X2 encodes MEASEEADSAAQQQNNAAQRRAEIRRRKLLLNSEERMKKIVGFSKSDADSARVLEPRLTLDLDGMESSSKRLSPLLSESLGSVPDEAAADRLVADERSASPRRGLQKYLSRFDDAMKLRGQLSSEKTAQDGGGGDEELDSFRLFRLICSVALAVFVRIFVCQYLSIFAPFLTLELGFMGLHKYFPKVCLCFGTDKVEKKSKTTMLTAALLLSGIPAEVISRSMDTYRKMSDVFSDLCVYFFIFITCHELLLLFGCDAS; translated from the exons ATGGAGGCGAGCGAGGAGGCGGACAGCGCGGCGCAGCAGCAGAACAACGCGGCGCAGAGACGCGCCGAGATCCGCAGGAGGAAGTTATTGCTCAACTCCGAGGAGCGCATGAAGAAGATCGTGGGCTTCAGTAAGAGCGACGCGGACAGCG ctagagtcctggAGCCGCGGCTGACGCTGGATCTGGACGGGATGGAGTCTTCTTCCAAGAGGCTGTCCCCGCTGCTGTCTGAGTCTCTGGGGAGCGTCCCGGACGAAGCGGCGGCTGACAGGCTGGTGGCAGATGAGCGCTCGGCATCTCCTCGCCGGGGTCTGCAGAAGTACCTGTCCCGCTTCGACGACGCCATGAAGCTGCGAGGACAGCTGTCCTCTGAGAAGACGGCTCAGGATGGCGGCGGCGGGGACGAGGAGCTGGACTCGTTCCGTCTCTTCCGGCTCATCTGCAGCGTGGCTCTGGCTGTCTTTGTGCGCATCTTCGTGTGCCAGTATCTG TCTATCTTCGCACCGTTCCTCACTCTGGAGCTGGGCTTCATGGGATTGCACAAGTACTTCCCAAAGGTTTGTCTCTGTTTTGGCACTGATAAA GTAGAGAAGAAGAGCAAGACGACGATGCTGACCGCTGCTCTGCTGCTGTCCGGGATCCCCGCCGAGGTCATCAGCCGCTCTATGGATACCTACAGGAAAATGAGTGATGTCTTCTCTGACCTCTGCGTCTacttcttcatcttcatcacgTGTCAcgagctgctgctgctcttcGGCTGCGACGCCTCCTAA